AGTTAAAATACATAGCGATCTCCCCTCAAATataaatgagatttttttactgCAGGATTGATAATTGAGATACTTATAGCCACTCGGGAAATACTCTGGAAGTATGGGCTCTCACAAATGGAAAATGAACGATTTCTTGATTTTATGTTCCTATAGAGTCGACGAAcaactttttaaaattaatagatAACATGGGAGAATTTTCTATTCAACATCCTACAACCTGAAAAACTCAGTTATCTACCCTTAAAGGCTGTTGGATACCAAAGAGATATATGACCGCTTCTGATTTTGGATGAGCTTATGCCCTTTTATTCCTTGTGAGAAGAGATATCCGAACACCGTAACCTTCCTCGGAATAAAAATTCGAACACAAAATTTaagacaattaaattaatgttcatttgaaaatagaTGTATTCAGTTCAGAAAATCATCTTTATGATCTTTTTATTGAATAGGAACATAGGGTAAGAAACCACGGCACTGACAAGATTTTCTGTGCAAAATCAtgaggaattaaaaattatttcaataaggAGAAATTTGTGCTACAGgataattattatgaattgaaaaaataacggGCTATTGGAGGGATTCTATCatcaatgtttaaaaaatcctatttCAATAGGccgtaaattttcaaactcGATAATCTCGACCACTCAAACTTTACGAGatagcaaatatttttttttcgtgacaaTATCGAAAGCCAAATTAATTTGCCATTCTCTGTTGTACTGTATGATTGTGTTAGTTCTTGTTCCACACGTTGAAATGATTATTCATCCATGATAATTGCATTAATATACTCGTTATATTGTTCCATATTGTTAGTTGTTTAAGCACACGAAGCAGATAAATCCAAAATTTGATTATGATAATCAAGAATCTTGAAATTTGTGGATAATATTACGATTAATTTCccttgaagtatttttttttgcttttagTGGTGTGCAAAGTCTATTTGAGAGCAATAATACGCGATGACTATAGAAAAAACAAGAGATTTGAATATTACGGAGTCTTGTTATTACTGGATTTTCATTGAGTTCTCGTATATAGTTGAGCAACACATACTCATTGAAAATCTTCGGAGTGTATGATATTTTACAGAGACATTCCCCTTGAACTCTCTGAACTGATTTACTCAGATTTACTCATCAATTACATATCTGCAGAGAATATTTTGCAGACGGTGATGAAGAATCCATGGTTCGTTTGTTTTGGATCTATTGAAAAGGCactttaaattatttcataactCCCTCATTCCAatttaaatgataattaattgaataatcgatGATTATATTTCAAGTTGTCAATATCTCGGTTTTTCTAACAATGTCATTTGTATTATAAATGAACATAAAATACGAGAAACTTTATAAGACACGTTCAACCGAGAATGTTAACGTGATCCAGCGTGGACACGGCTGTAAATAATCTCGATAGAATTATATCAAAAAGAATATTTACATAAATGACGATTCATCATTACAATaaacgaaaattcattttgaatCATATCGCTAATTAAAAGTTGTTTTTTACCGTTCATCATATTcccaaattttatttattctgatgaGAGAAGAAAATATACTTTTTAAAGCAAAATTTCACTTGTGGATTTAAAAAGTGACTCAaccaatcataaaaaaaaatagggatATTCTACTTTCAGTTACCCATCCGTTCTTAAATTTTGCATTATAGAGTCCGACTAGGGAGAATTTGGAAAGGAGATATTGAAGAAGCAATCCTGTAAAGATCTTCCaactttgaaatttattcttcacatgaaaatttatcaattttctctGATCTCTTAAACTCTGTAAAATTACCTGTAATATCTTTGATTGTCAATGTTTCCCATTCTTCTATTTGGGAAAACTTATAAATTTGTAGGACACACAAATTTCTCATCATCACCGGACACCACTTCACTTGCGATCCTTTCATTTCTACACAGAATTGACTCCAGGAGcacataattattataaaacgCCTGGGAACATTTCCTTGATCGATTGATATCACTAAATTCACAGTCCACTATCAGAATCTTATCCTTGGATTAAAAACGCAGAGTgggtttatttttcataatgtgtctgtaacaaaaaacaaaaaaatgtgttaaatCAATAGATACTGAACTTTCcactaattttaaaaatatttccttttcAAATGTATATCATTTGGACCTCaggaaaagaaataaaaaattataaataatattttcttacAAATAGCTGAATAGAGTTGATGAAAGATAACAGAAAGATTCATTCAATTACTCacttatccaaaatttcccaGAATCTCATAAGATTGGCTCGATCTAAATGCCTCCTGCCTCGATTGAGTTCGATCGTGGTGACAGCCCACCTGGCGACATTGTTATCGAGCTTCATCTCATCATACTTCAAATGGAAGGCACAAATTTTGGCGAAAATCTCCACAGGATTGCCCCCATAGGGCCACCCCTTAAACTGCCAGGCAGGTCCCATCACGAAGACAGCGACTACCCTATCCCAATCATCAGTAGTTAATTTCCCTGGATTATCGATTATTCGATATGGTACAGTCAGTCCTCCATCTTTCCTCCTCTGGATGAGCATCTCGCTCTCGCGTTTGCATCCCGCTGCACGTTTCTCCTCtgcaggggtaaacctgaggtCCTGGAGAATATCCTTTGCATTGTACATTGTGATCAAGGAGGTGTTGCCACTGGGGATAACGATGATGGGAGTTTTGCTGGGCCTCTTCTTCTGGGCACCTGGGAGAGAAGCTTTGGCAGCAGACACTGGCAGTAGTCCTGATGGTGTTGGTGGATTCTGAACAACATCTTTCTTGACTACAGGCTTGCTACCCTCTGTCACTGATTTCAGTGTCATTCCGTGATAAGTACCAAGGGTATCGATCTTGAAACCCTCAGTCTCCTCTCTCTGTCGAACAAAACGTTCCTGATCGTATCTGCTGTAGACTGTGGGCTGCGGCAGTTGTCGGAGGGGTGCTGATCTTGGTTTGTCTGTGGGTGGGTGTCTTCTCCCCTCCTCCCTAATTTTCAAACTCTGTAAAATTGTAAAGATATTCTTTCCAAAGGTTTTTCCTGTGCTCAACAGGATCGTATCCCTCGTTCtccactgtctctctcgcGACACAATCGTGTCATCAGCTAAAATCACTCGGAGATCAGTGCCATTCTCGAGATCATCATTCTCTTTAATCGTGGTTCGTTTTTTCGCCAATCTCTTGGCTTTGATGGCAGCAATTTTCTCCACTGACATAGCTTCAGAGAGAGATTTAATGTTGTCGACAGTAACAGAGGACTCTTTCGGAGCATCTAGTCTCGCTGCCAACTGGAGCTTAACTTTTTGAACATCTGTCTCTTCATATTTTGGTTTTTTGGAGATGGGATACTCTGGGATGTCCTCAGCTGTTCGTTTCACCTGAGTGGGTATCTCCAAGGGAGCCGATTTGTCGATCGCCAGGGAAGTGGCGGTTTCACCGTTGAGGTACGCCAGAAGGTCCTTTCTGTCTGGCCGACGTACCACCGGGATATTTTCGGCAGCTGCCTGACGAACATACACGGGATGGGTGAGCTGGACATTCTTTAGGAGAAATAGCAGACACTCGAGGGTATAATACTCTTTGGGGGCTCCCTCTTTGCCAGATCTGAAATTTGATGGTTTTGGAAACCATGATACATTGATGGAACTACCTGAAGCCTGTCCTGAAATAGTTATTATATTTCCCTTTTGCAACAAACGGATTGACAACCACAAAGTTGTTGAATACCAATAGTCAAAGTCAACAgtgaggaaagtgtttgagcTCTTGTTTCTAATTAACAATGAACTCGTTTAATTGCAGTCCTTCGTGAAACATGAgtgcaaataaaataaataagtgTCATAATTATGTGATTGTGCCACGTCATGCAGTTGACGAGAATAACACAGGCTAAGTACAGGATAAAATTCGTAAAGTTCGTACAAAACTTACCCATAAGTAAGGTAATTCGTTTTCACATTCTTTGGCCAGGAGATCTCTCCGAATATAATTTGACTCTCACGCTCGATTATCTCCTTCTTACTGACATTGTACTGTCTCAAAACACTCAACGGGTCTGCCATATTTATGGATCATATACgttttaaactaaaaaattttaaaaaaagcaAACAAACTAAAGAATGTCCTCTGCTGTGTTGATATGTATGGTGTCTGACGCTACTATGTATATAATTAGATTTTCTCGACCAACCACGAACCAATGACGTCCACATGGCCGACAATTGCTCAAAGCTAAAGACGTATCCTCACGTGAACTGTCAATACGATAGTGACCatactatttgaaaaaaacgcgCGTGAATGACAAAATGGATTTATatcttgaattaaaaatatatatactaagtcataattaaatgaataaaatttattgcagtctaacattttttttaaacgtgaGACTGAAATCGCTTGAGTTGCATGATCTTTCAATCTAACCTAGAAATATTCTAACACAAATtacttaataattttttgggtatcagaaatttcatggaaaatttatgacatAATCGAGCAACCTGTTAcgaaaattgttaattcctTGACTtttctgcttttctctgaccCTAAATGCGTTACCCATAACCAGACATTTTCTGAGGCTTTTTCAAAATGGGACGAGGGAAGAAAAGGTGTACATACACCTACATCAGCGACGACAGCATTGAACCTTGATCTGACGTACAAAATCGTGCGGTTTCGTGTTACCTCCGCATTCGCAACAAACAAGTTCACTCAAATGTCGAATCACCGCAAGCCTTTGAGACAAAAAACATCCTAATTGTTTGGGTGGAAATGCGGGGATAATGGTGCATTcgttctccaaataattgtcTGCTCCGATAAAAGTGCAGTAATGGCAGGTTTGTCAGGTTATGATCCCGTGTATCGAGGCAGACCGGTGCCTCCACAACAATTTCCAGATGATTTCAATGACACATACTACAATCGTGGGATTGTGAGGCCAATTGAGGTCACATCGGCGTCATCGAGCATCCCCGAGGGAAGCACACCAGCTGACAATGGTAAGGTCACGACAAGGTTCTCCCACCCCTATCTGTGCTATTCGGATGTagatataattaaatatatttaatcaGACATCACCATAAAGAGATCAATAGGCATTGGATGTGGTCTTGCCAGTTTGATCACGGAAAATCTGCTCATTCATCCGTTCATTGTCCTGAGAAGACAATGTCAAGTGAATCCAATGGCAGCGACGTATCATCTCGTGCCAATCACGTTGATACCAGTCATGATGAGATTACATCAGTCCCAGGGGATGAATACATTGTGGAAGGGAATTGGCTCGGTTTTACTAATCAGGGGTTTGACTCTTGCGGTTGAGGACCTCTTGTCGAAGGTCACGCCGTGGCCGaagtaaattttcaatgttttttgacTGACGTCAGCTGCTCGACatcaattcatttcatttttgttaCAGGGAAATAACGAATGCAACTTCCCTTAAATCTTTCGGACAACACTTGCTCCTCAAAtggtaaataaaaagaaatgggaaaggctcaaaataaaaaaagatcaaaaataaaatgctttagtgattaaacaattaattattattcactcCTTTAGTGTTTCCATTGGAATTGTCTCTCCTTTCTACTCAGCATCCCTAGTAGAGACTGTCCAATCAGAGATAGCCTCTGAAAAGCCAGGAGTACTCGATGTATTCCGCGATGGGGCAATTCGTCTACTCGAGGTCGGCAACAAAGGACGAATTATTCCAATTTACGCCCTCCTGGGCCCACACGTCGCTTACGGAATTGCCAAATACTTATTTGGGTTAATCGTCAGGAGTGTCGCCTCCAGAATAATGGTCTTGAGAGACAGGCATTTGCAAGAGAGCAGAGTAAGTATCTGCATCACATTTGTCAAGTAACGGCACTATCACTTGAATgagttgaattaatttttttcagggaGCCTACAGTCGGGATATCATTTCAGAAAATGTAATGCAGGACATTGATCTTCAGTCAACCTTAATCTCCATGTGCGCCGCTGACGTGGTATTCTACCCTCTCGAAACAGTGGTTCATAGGCTCCACTTGCAAGGCACCAGAACCATTATTGATAATCTCGATACAGGAAGAAGTGTGACACCATTGTTAACCAGTTACAGTGGTGCATTTGATTGCTATCGTACAATAATCAATAACGAGGGCCCTCTCGGATTGTATAAAGGTTTTGGTGCTCTGATAATGCAATTTGGAATGCACTTTTTGCTGCTGAAAGCCACGAGATATATTCTCACAGAAATTGGCATTATATTGAAGCAGAAACCGAAAATAGTTAAGACGCCTCAACGTAATCACtacaatgaaatttaataataattatactcTTTGAAAATCATCTGTTCctttctgaaaatttatttcaggtAAACAATCCAAAGGGGAGATAAAATATGCATGTAACATATTCATTAGAGAGGTTGGGTATACGGTTGTGTTTGAGAAATCTCTTTTTACGATGTCATTTTTTTGCTCGATCCACTtcagttcgatatttttatcgtgctacagatttatttttttttttattaacattgtCTAGTCATTGCAGTTTCAGATCTACGAATAGACGAGAATGCGAGGGGAAGGGGGTCATGTACCGAAAGTTAAACCATGAAATttaatagataaaaaattatgatgaatGTAGAAAACTTATGGGGTTTGGAAAATCCTAATTTGTATAATTAGCTTTTCATgttgatttattataaatatatcCTCATTACAATATACATTATTTCTAATAGTGTACCAGTAAACTTATCGACGATTATTTTGAATTAGTACTTATTTCTGTTCATTGTCAATgaagagggtttttttttgagaTGATAATATTCCAGTTTCACTGATAACGGTATTCAAGAAAATATGAGCGTTCAGTTTTCACTTCTAATATCACATTAACCACCTCGAACGAAATTGCTGATATTCAAAGAAGAAGCCTCACcttattgtaatttttaagaacacTCATTCGTGGAATATCTGAACCTTTAAAGGGCGAAAATTGTCGCGctttttttgtatttctaGTTACGTAGATTTTTAAGGGACGTCCCGAATGCGTCAGGaaactcaaaaaatattttcatgaataaagatagaaaaaagcgaaataaGTTGATGCGCAACCCAATGAGACCGTGGAGGTACGATGCAAGATAAATTCTTCTTAAGATAAAATCATTAtctatttttcactttctttgaaTTTCTATGAGTCTATATGTACAATATATTACAAAGAATCATTATTCATCTATACAACGTCACGAGAATAATTTatactaaaaaaaagtgaattcaccaaatgttttttttgctCTCACAAGTTAAAATAACAGGTATAAGGAAATAATCTACCTGTTAATTTCCTTTATTCTCAATCGCCAAGTGATGTTCATtagtatcatttttttaatcaaagatTTCTCGAAGGCATCATACAATATTCTCAGGGAAAGAAGGAGACGATAATCGTGAAATTTTCTCTTAATCCCAcctgggatttttttctcttatcaTTTCATTgctaaattttcattccagtATACCGTGCGTTAATTATTGACGTGCTGCGCCTGTTGCGGCTCCTCCTCAGCAGCATCACCCCGACGTATGTACTGAGGTTTCTCTTGTCCACGAACGCAGGCCTCAGTGATATGCACAGACATCGTATCACTGCCAGGCACATCGAACATTGGTTCTAACAATAATGACTCCATAATTGCTCTGAGCCCTCTGGCACCAGTTTTACGCTCCATAGCTAATGCTGCTATTGCTTCCAAGGCTTCAGTTGTGAATGTCAAATCCACCTTTGaacaaatatgaaatttttcgcATCATTGATTGGTTTCAAAACTTTCATTCCGTTCAGGAATGattccaaaataattaatgaaatgccCAGATAAGAAGCATTGTGACATCAaaacacaaatattttttagccGTTCAAAACTTCTTGGTTTTATTTCATCTTAACTTCTTACCTTATCCATAGAGAACAGCATTTGATATTGAGGTACCATAGCATTACTCGGCTCAGTCAGGATCCTCACCAGCATGTTTTTATCCAACGTGTGGAAGGGCACTAAGATCGGGAACCTACCCACAAATTCTGGTATCATTCCAAAGTCAATAAGATCCCTCGCCTCCACCTGTTTAAGTAGCACATCTTTTTCCTTATTATCGTCCTCAGTTGATGGGGACATGTTGGCAACGTCAGCCAGCGTGGCAGCGCGTCTTCCAGGGCTCTCAGACGCTGGAGCAGCTCCAAAGCCAAGATACTTTTCATTCTTACGGCGAGACACGAGCCTGTCGAGTCCATTGTACGCCCCAGACGCCACGAACAATATATTCGTTGTATCGATCTGCAGAGTATCACCACGtaattttcgtgagctgttgcgCTCTGGAACATTGACAATCGTTCCCTCTAGCATCTTAAGCATTCCCTGCTGCACCCCCTCGCCTCCAACGTCCCTTAGCTGGTGAATTCCAGGGACAGCGCCAATTTTATCGACTTCATCCAGAAAAACAATTCCCATTTGTGCCCTTTCTACTATGTAATTGGCGTCTGTGAGGAGCTTGGCAATAACACTCTCAATGTCCTCACCGACATAGCCAGCTTGCGTCAGTGTCGTGCAGTCGCAGATAGCGAAGGGAACGTCCAGACACTGGGCAATGGTCTGGGCCAGAAGAGTTTTTCCAGATCCAGTCGGTCCAAGAAGTAGAATGTTACTCTTCTCCAGTTTCAACTGGTGTTGCTTGCTGTCCAGGATGTCCGAGCCTGGGACCGATGCACCACTGGACACCTTGAGCTGAGGATCAGCAGTACTGGTGCCGTGCTGGAAACCAACTCCCAGTGGATTGCCAATACTCGAGACATTTAGTAAATCTGGGAAAAATGAACAGAGTTAATAGAATTTGGGGCATGAAACACGTTATGGTgcaaaatattgaattgttgttgttaagatcattttaaattatttacgcGGCTTGAGACCTCTGTGTGTGAATGGATGGTTGAGGTCCTGCGGCCCGGCAGGACTGGTGGCAGTGGTTTGAACTGAATTTGGCGGTGGAAGATTGTTGTGGATACGCTTGTAGTGATTATAAACAGCTACACTGAGAACCTTCTTGGCGTACTCCTGACCTACTACATGCTTGTTCAGGTACTCGTAGATCTATGGAAATGATAAACAAGATGAATGAGGTGAATGTGAGAATTGGTACGAATGTGACTTTCATATCGTTATCTATTAATTCACCTTtttggggggtgggggtggtttCCTGTAGAAGCCCTGTTTAGTGTCCTCTGTTCTTGTAGCCTCTTTCAGCGTCCGTTTCGAATCAATTTCTGATAACACCACAAAGAAGTGGTGGCATTTTTCACATTTGACAAATCTGGTTGAAGCTAAAATTGCATCATCAAATTATTCCTatccaataataataaaaataatcatgaataAGCATGAAAATTAACTATTTATGCAACTCAATACAAGCTTTGCAGTATCATATTCCTGTACCGAAATTATCATACTTTAAACTTGAGTAGTGACACTTGGAAAAGATAAACAGTTATGCAATAGGACAAACAATTTCGCAAAAAATTTGCCCTCGTCGTGTTTCGATACTCACATACGAATGTTTCAACATGCGTACAGGGATCACCACACTTCGGACACGTCAGAGTATTTTTCTTGCCACCCCCAGTGCCACTGCTACCTGTTGGAGTGCCTGTGGCCGAGCCACCAAGATCCTTAGTGGGCGGCGTGGGTTCACTTGGTACTTTTGAAAGAACATTAGTCGTGGCCAGTGATCTCGTTGCAACGACCCTCACGACTTTGTAGACTGTACAAAAACATTGTGACCCACATTTAATAAAATGCCACTGAATTGAATTATGATTAACTAAAAAACCCAGTGATAACCCCTCATATTTCCAGTAAAAAGATAAATAAGGACACAAAATCCATTGGGGtttactcattattttttcacatattGATGGCCGATGGTATCggctcaaaaaaaattaatgaccaCTCACCATGATTAGTAACATGGCTGGAAGACACCAGACGACTAGTGTTAGTAATACAACAGCGTATACAGCTCATCCTGTTGAATGTTCCTTGATAATAACAGCCAAATAAAAAAGTAATGCGTCAGTGTTGTGTCAACAATGCTGGATGGagtccaaaaaaaattctgaaaaggCCAGAAACATTTAGAGTTAACTGGGCTAAAAAAGACCAGACTAACCTTACATATACCACTAACCATTTGCTGATCATAAATGCACGAATTATTCAATAACACAGGTGGATTGGGACATTATTAAATCTCATCATCTCTTTAGTAAAGGGGGAAGGGAGATAGCCTTGAACGTATTGAGCATTTTTGCTCCCTCGTGTTCATTATTTGTCGCATATAAACAGTGTTTAATTAGAACGCAGATGAAATATCGTCGAGTGACGTTGCAGAGTTGATACCAATTCTTCCTGCACTATAACGCGACTCTTTCGTATTGCACTGGGTGAAAACAACTAACCTTACTCTTGACAATTAATGAAGATCAAGAGTACCACTCCATGTAACATTTACGGTCCTCCACAtgacataatttattttcgacaCGACTGTAATGTTTTATCActtgaataaaatcaataaaaaatattggataaaAAATCACGTAAATTTCGAGTGTCACTGACGTCAATTTCTATGAATTTATCTTCATATGttgatttgaaaaatgtgGAGACTAGTGGATTGACGTTTGACGTATCACCTATAGTAATTCGATTCGTTAAAAAACAATCTCGAGTGATTAGAAATTTCAGATAATCCGTTGTGTTTAACATTCAAGACATTTTGAAGCGAGTATTGTTTATTTCGTATGATAAGAACTTGTCTCGCGATTAATTACTCGTTGATTAGGCAGTGTGTCAATTATTTACCTTTTAGATGAATAAACAAACACTGATAGTCGAGCTGAGGGTATCCCAGCTCCCCAGCACTACCCTCAGGTTACCCCTTCTCCTCTACCTTAGGGTTTTGTAAGCCAACttggacttttttttcatcgctttTTGAGAATGATCCTATTCCGTTGTTCCTTGTTTAATGGTAGTTCAGATCCAATCCACATAGGCGCAGGTGTGAtagtggaaaacattttttttttcgcgttttttgagaaaaatggcGCTCGaagacggaaaaaaaaattattccattaatattagttttattgatatcataacatataaaataaaatatacacTGTGTCATGGATTAAACAAGCGAGTCGCAATAGGgataataacaaaatattcgtatcattattattatttctctggCTATTATCTTAGAATGCGACGCAGTGTGTATATTATCGCTTTCTCTGCACTATTTCTGATCTCATATCCacataaatgtttttttttgttaaacttTATTGTTAACGTATTTACAATCCagataaatattataattattgatttattaattttttctttgtgaTACAATGCATGATCGTATACGCAGTATACGTTAACAATAAACGGACTTCATTtcacattattttaattttttttgttgttataaaaaaagacGACTAATTTAATTAGCCCTTGGTCCATCACAATGAAGGAGCTTCTATTTactttaagtttttttttctctcttacattttttattttttataaattcagaACTGCTTAATATGTTTACCAGTAAAAGACAGTCTTCCTTTCTTTCCCAAACGGTTTTATCAATGTATCTACAAATTTCATGTGTCCAAAAACGCTTCATAATTTTGCTTCATGAACATGCAAAAAATCtattgaacaattttattttttttccacaggtttagttatcatcatttttaaaatataagaacaatattttcttcCTTTCTTCATTAACACTCACTTTAtatcggaaattttttaaatatattctcGATGGTTCTTATGATACAGACGCCCTGACCACATCATACTATTTTCTATAGTAAATcacaagaaaaaagaaaaaaatcaagacgaaaaaaaaaaaattacggaagagtAATAAACGCATGATTAATtgagttgaatgaaaaaaagcaGATACGTTAAACCACTAAATATTCGTCTGTTGGATTAATGGACAGAAATTGCGTATTAATAAATCTCGTGAAAAACTaataattgaaacaaaaaaaagatgaatccATTGAACATGAAGTTAAAAAAAGGATATTACTGAATGAAATTCATACTACTTCATTCTTACCATTAATCATCAATCGAATAATTTGTTCGCATTCTCGCATGTTATCAGCATGGAACATTGTACATAATGGCTAGATGGAGATATCTTAGTAAGGCTGATGTCTCTGGAACTGTCTGGGCCCCTGCGATGACGGTGGCCCCCTAGGTTTGCTTCCCTGCATGGGATAGCCAGTATTATTCTCGAAGGTCTCGTACCCAGCATAATTATCGTAGTTACCATAGCTCTCATCATAACCCCCCTGATAACCACCGCCATTCGCATAATCTGGTATGTATCCATATCCAGGTGGATAACCATAAGCATATCCACTGGGTCCCCACCATCCCTGGCGTTGTGTCTCATTATTGACCTTGACTTTCTTAACATCAACTTCTTTACCATTGATCGTTTGTTTTGGTGTTTTCAGTAGTTTGTAAACAACTTCCTTGGAGTCGAACGTTACAAAGCAGAAGCCCTTTCTCTGATTCTTGGTCTTGTCAAATGGTGATTGTAGCTCAACAATAGTACCATATTCACTGAAGTAGGCTTTGATGTCGTCATCAGTGATGTCTGGAGTCAATCCACCGACGAATATCTTACCATGCTGTGCCTTTTTACTGACACGCTTTGGAtcaacctgaaaaaaaaataaagagacgccacattttttttttgttaactcTAACGAACGAACTAATGACGTAAATCACAAGCCTACACGATAATtcgttgaattgaaaaaaaaatacatgaaaattacctttcgtTTGTTGATGTAATGCTCACCAGATGCGAGCAATTTATCGATGGTCTTTGGATTTTTGAATACCATGAATGCGAAACCCCTCGATAAACCCGTGTACTGATCCATCTTCACCGTGATACTCTCAATTTCcccgaattttccaaaatgcTCGCGCAACTCCTTGTCCGTGGTGTTACGCGAGAGTCCACCGATAAAAAGCTTACGGTCATCATCCTTACCGGGTATACCAGCAGTTGCACCCTGTGGATCACGCTCCTCTTGGGCACCCAATAAATTACTATCTTGGTTATCG
The DNA window shown above is from Diachasmimorpha longicaudata isolate KC_UGA_2023 chromosome 7, iyDiaLong2, whole genome shotgun sequence and carries:
- the LOC135164216 gene encoding RNA-binding protein squid-like — translated: MAAVDCYQNQMEESQNPMNDNQDSNLLGAQEERDPQGATAGIPGKDDDRKLFIGGLSRNTTDKELREHFGKFGEIESITVKMDQYTGLSRGFAFMVFKNPKTIDKLLASGEHYINKRKVDPKRVSKKAQHGKIFVGGLTPDITDDDIKAYFSEYGTIVELQSPFDKTKNQRKGFCFVTFDSKEVVYKLLKTPKQTINGKEVDVKKVKVNNETQRQGWWGPSGYAYGYPPGYGYIPDYANGGGYQGGYDESYGNYDNYAGYETFENNTGYPMQGSKPRGPPSSQGPRQFQRHQPY